The window CGATCCACCCCTCCTTCTTGCTGCGCCTGCCCGACCACGATCGCGCGGCCGAGGAGCGGACGGCGTTCGTGGCCGATCTGGCCCGGGCGCGAAAGCTCGCTGCCTGATGGCGAAGGCCAGGACCTGGATCGAGCCGCACCCGAGCGGCATCTACGTCAAGCCCGCCGATGTGTGGATCGACCCGTCGCGTCCGGTCGAACGCGCCGCGGTCACCCACGGCCACGCCGACCATGCGCGCAGCGGCCACGCTTCGGTCTATGCGACCCCCGAGACGCTGGCGATCATGGCGCTGCGCTATGGCGTCGATGTCGAGGCGAGCCACAATGCGGCTTTTCCCTACGGCGACGGATTCGAGCGCGGCGGGGTGCGCTTCAGCTTTCATCCGGCGGGGCATGTGCTGGGCAGTGCGCAAATCCTGATGGAATATGCCGGCGAGCGCATCGTCGTCACCGGTGACTACAAGCGCCGCGCCGATCCAACTTGCGCGCCGTTCGAGGTGGTGCCGTGCGACATCTTCGTCACCGAGGCGACCTTCGGCCTGCCGGTGTTCCGCCATCCGCCGACGACCGACGAGATCGCCAAGCTGATCGGCGCGGTGCGTGCCGAGCCTGATCGCTCGGTACTCGTCGGTGCTTATGCCCTCGGCAAGGCGCAGCGGGTGATTGCCGAACTGCGCGGCGCGGGCTGGGACGCGCCGATCTATATCCACGGCGCGCTCGAAAAGATGTGCCAGCTTTATGCGATGCACGGTGTCGATCTTGGGGAACTGCGGCTGGTCAGCGAAACCGACAAGACCGAAATGGCGGGACAGATCATCGTCGCGCCGCCGTCGGCGCTCAACGACCGCTGGTCGCGGCGATTGCCCGATCCGGTCACCGCGATGGCGTCGGGCTGGATGCGGGTGCGCCAGCGCGCGCGGCAGCGGATGGTCGAACTGCCGCTGGTGATTTCGGACCATGCCGACTGGGACGAACTGACGACGACGATCGCGGAGGTAAACCCCCGCGAGACGTGGATCACCCATGGCAGCGAGGACGGGCTGCTGCGCTGGTGCGAGCTGCATCAGCGGAAAGCGCGCGCGCTGCATCTGGTGGGCCGTGATCTGGAGGAGGAGGGGTGAAGCGCTTCGCGGCGCTGATCGACCGGTTGATCTACACCCGCTCGCGCAACAGCAAGCTGGCGCTGATCGCCGATTATCTGAAACACACCGCC is drawn from Sphingopyxis sp. OPL5 and contains these coding sequences:
- a CDS encoding ligase-associated DNA damage response exonuclease, with amino-acid sequence MAKARTWIEPHPSGIYVKPADVWIDPSRPVERAAVTHGHADHARSGHASVYATPETLAIMALRYGVDVEASHNAAFPYGDGFERGGVRFSFHPAGHVLGSAQILMEYAGERIVVTGDYKRRADPTCAPFEVVPCDIFVTEATFGLPVFRHPPTTDEIAKLIGAVRAEPDRSVLVGAYALGKAQRVIAELRGAGWDAPIYIHGALEKMCQLYAMHGVDLGELRLVSETDKTEMAGQIIVAPPSALNDRWSRRLPDPVTAMASGWMRVRQRARQRMVELPLVISDHADWDELTTTIAEVNPRETWITHGSEDGLLRWCELHQRKARALHLVGRDLEEEG